From Pseudomonas alcaligenes, a single genomic window includes:
- a CDS encoding dihydrofolate reductase family protein translates to MKPALIYYVAASLDGYIARPDGRVDWLEAIQTSPDDHGYQAFYDGIDALLMGRMTFDTLQSFGGPWPYPGKPCTVLTRNPQSTLPAGVSMRHCTPTEALADFAELGYQRIWLVGGGSLAGNCFAAGLVDELVVSLVPYLLGAGIPLFSTGLERPLSLHEQRSFSSGVVQLHYHVLPEASLAEQLQPPL, encoded by the coding sequence ATGAAACCTGCACTGATCTACTACGTGGCCGCCAGCCTGGACGGCTACATCGCCCGTCCGGATGGCCGGGTCGACTGGCTGGAGGCGATCCAGACCAGCCCTGACGACCACGGTTACCAGGCCTTCTACGATGGCATCGACGCCCTGCTGATGGGGCGCATGACCTTCGATACCCTGCAATCCTTCGGCGGCCCCTGGCCTTACCCGGGCAAGCCCTGCACGGTACTGACGCGCAATCCGCAGAGCACCCTGCCGGCCGGAGTGAGCATGCGCCACTGCACGCCCACCGAAGCCCTGGCCGACTTCGCCGAGCTGGGCTATCAGCGCATCTGGCTGGTGGGCGGCGGCTCGCTGGCCGGCAACTGCTTTGCCGCCGGGTTGGTCGACGAACTGGTGGTCAGCCTGGTGCCCTACCTGCTCGGCGCCGGCATCCCGCTGTTTTCCACCGGGCTGGAACGGCCTCTGAGCCTGCACGAGCAACGCAGCTTCAGCAGTGGCGTGGTGCAGCTGCACTACCACGTGCTGCCTGAAGCCAGCCTCGCCGAGCAGCTGCAACCCCCGCTATAG
- a CDS encoding MAPEG family protein — MPYSIYIAAILSLLLIGLSLNISRLRMRHQVAFGDGGKTDLLKAVRAHGNSLEQSVLFIVLLYLGETSGQISPALTAALGFAFIMLRLLYCTGLFARLLLLRQASHGLTMLVLLVVSILLLLPQ, encoded by the coding sequence ATGCCTTACAGCATCTATATCGCCGCGATCCTGTCCCTGCTGCTGATCGGCCTGTCACTCAACATCTCGCGCCTGCGCATGCGTCACCAGGTCGCCTTCGGCGACGGCGGCAAGACCGACCTGCTCAAGGCCGTGCGCGCCCATGGCAACAGCCTGGAACAGTCGGTGCTGTTCATCGTCCTGCTCTACCTGGGCGAAACCAGCGGGCAGATCAGCCCGGCACTGACCGCCGCCCTCGGCTTCGCCTTCATCATGCTGCGCCTGCTCTACTGCACCGGCCTGTTCGCCCGCCTGCTCCTGCTGCGCCAGGCCAGCCATGGCCTGACCATGCTGGTGCTGCTGGTGGTCAGCATTCTGCTGTTGCTGCCGCAATGA
- a CDS encoding zinc-dependent alcohol dehydrogenase family protein, with amino-acid sequence MLKAEYQHRGKVPQDVIEAVPLSLPTLAAGQALVKVLAAPINPSDVLTLTGEYGMLPPLPAIGGNEGVGRIEAVADDVKHLKVGQTVLLPVGSGTWVTHLHAPAAKLIPLPDADPQQLAMMTINPPTASLLLSQFVNLQPGDWVIQNAANSGVGGYLIQLAKLRGFKTLNVVRREAAVAGVKAEGGDVVLVDGPDLHKRVREATGGAKVMLGIDAVGGKSTDHLAASLSEGGVLVNYGLMSGEPCQVSAASFVFRDVTLRGFWLAKWFQKASPAEQMKVFGELTQLIASGKLKARIAATYNVSQIKEAIAAAASGERDGKILIVP; translated from the coding sequence ATGCTCAAAGCCGAATACCAGCACCGCGGCAAAGTCCCGCAGGATGTCATCGAAGCAGTGCCGCTGAGCCTGCCGACGCTGGCGGCCGGTCAGGCACTGGTCAAGGTACTGGCCGCGCCGATCAACCCCTCCGATGTGCTCACCCTGACCGGCGAATACGGCATGCTGCCGCCGCTGCCGGCCATCGGCGGTAACGAAGGCGTGGGCCGCATCGAGGCCGTGGCTGATGACGTGAAGCACCTCAAGGTCGGCCAGACCGTGCTGCTGCCGGTCGGTAGCGGCACCTGGGTAACCCACCTGCATGCCCCGGCCGCCAAGCTGATCCCGCTGCCGGATGCCGACCCGCAACAGCTGGCGATGATGACCATCAACCCGCCAACCGCCTCCCTGCTGCTCAGCCAGTTCGTCAACCTGCAACCGGGCGACTGGGTGATCCAGAACGCTGCCAACTCCGGGGTCGGCGGCTACCTGATCCAGCTGGCCAAGTTGCGCGGCTTCAAGACCCTCAACGTGGTACGCCGTGAAGCGGCCGTGGCCGGGGTCAAGGCCGAAGGCGGCGACGTAGTGCTGGTGGATGGCCCGGATCTGCACAAGCGGGTACGCGAGGCCACCGGCGGCGCCAAGGTGATGCTGGGCATTGATGCCGTGGGCGGCAAATCCACCGACCACCTGGCGGCCTCCCTCAGCGAGGGCGGCGTGCTGGTCAACTACGGTCTGATGAGCGGAGAGCCGTGCCAGGTGTCGGCGGCCTCCTTCGTGTTCCGTGACGTCACCCTGCGCGGCTTCTGGCTGGCCAAGTGGTTCCAGAAGGCCAGCCCGGCCGAGCAGATGAAGGTGTTCGGCGAGCTGACCCAGCTGATCGCCAGCGGCAAGCTCAAGGCGCGCATCGCCGCCACCTACAACGTCAGCCAGATCAAGGAAGCGATTGCCGCAGCCGCCAGCGGCGAGCGCGACGGCAAGATCCTGATCGTGCCCTGA
- a CDS encoding rRNA pseudouridine synthase, with translation MSETERLSKRLTQQLPCSRREAELYIEGGWVTVDGRVVEEPQFKVGDQQIALLPGAVAETLPPVTLLLHKPAGLGCGMGANSVQQLLNLASRSPDDASSIRPLQRHFSRLDLLTPLETDASGLLVFSQSRAVIRLFKEDGDQLEHEYVVEVAGELAGNGLKRLAFGLSYKGVTLPPCKVSWQSETRLRFAIKAVQPGQLRFMCESVGLQVLNIRRLRIGRTGMAKLPVGQWRYLGAHEKF, from the coding sequence ATGAGCGAAACCGAACGCCTGTCCAAACGCCTGACCCAGCAACTGCCCTGCTCGCGCCGCGAAGCCGAGCTGTATATCGAGGGTGGCTGGGTGACGGTCGATGGCCGTGTGGTGGAGGAGCCGCAGTTCAAGGTCGGTGACCAGCAGATCGCCCTGCTCCCCGGCGCCGTGGCCGAGACCCTGCCGCCGGTGACCCTGCTGCTGCACAAGCCGGCCGGCCTGGGCTGCGGCATGGGCGCCAACTCGGTACAGCAACTGCTCAACCTGGCCAGCCGCAGCCCGGACGATGCCAGCAGCATCCGCCCGCTACAGCGCCATTTCAGCCGCCTGGATCTGCTTACCCCGCTGGAAACCGACGCCAGCGGCCTGCTGGTATTCAGCCAGAGCCGCGCAGTGATCCGCCTGTTCAAGGAGGACGGCGACCAGCTCGAACACGAATACGTGGTGGAGGTCGCCGGAGAGCTGGCCGGCAACGGCCTCAAGCGCCTGGCCTTCGGCCTCAGCTACAAGGGCGTGACCCTGCCGCCGTGCAAGGTCAGCTGGCAGAGCGAAACCCGCCTGCGCTTCGCCATCAAGGCGGTGCAGCCGGGGCAGCTGCGCTTCATGTGCGAAAGCGTCGGCCTGCAGGTATTGAACATCCGCCGCCTGCGCATCGGCCGCACCGGCATGGCCAAGCTGCCAGTCGGCCAGTGGCGCTACCTGGGTGCCCACGAGAAGTTCTGA
- a CDS encoding S1 RNA-binding domain-containing protein encodes MALIGRYNSLQVVKQTDFGLFLDGGSDGEILLPNRYVPKGEPCEIDDWLNVFVYLDSDDRIIATTEKPKVQVGGFASLKVVDINRVGLFFDWGLSKDLFMPHSEEKRPLQVGDYCVVHVYLDRSKRITATARLDRYLDNVPASYKVGEAVELLVVEQSDLGFKAIINGKHWGLIHKNEVFKFLRGGMQENGFIKELRADGKISLSLQPIGREAAGDLAEQILTRLREQGGRLALSDKSPPEAISKVFGVSKGNFKKAIGGLYKQGLIRILDDAIELL; translated from the coding sequence ATGGCTCTGATCGGGCGCTACAACTCTCTTCAGGTGGTCAAACAGACCGACTTCGGCCTCTTTCTGGACGGCGGCAGCGATGGTGAAATCCTCCTGCCCAACCGCTACGTGCCCAAGGGCGAGCCGTGCGAGATCGACGACTGGCTGAACGTCTTCGTCTACCTGGACAGCGACGACCGCATCATCGCCACCACCGAGAAGCCCAAGGTGCAGGTCGGTGGCTTCGCCAGCCTCAAGGTGGTGGATATCAACCGCGTCGGCCTGTTCTTCGACTGGGGCCTGAGCAAGGATCTGTTCATGCCGCACTCGGAGGAGAAGCGCCCGCTGCAGGTCGGCGACTACTGCGTGGTGCACGTCTACCTTGACCGCAGCAAGCGCATCACCGCCACCGCGCGGCTGGATCGCTACCTGGACAATGTGCCGGCCAGCTACAAGGTCGGCGAGGCGGTGGAGTTGCTGGTGGTGGAGCAGAGTGACCTCGGCTTCAAGGCCATCATCAATGGCAAGCACTGGGGCCTGATCCACAAGAACGAGGTGTTCAAGTTTCTCCGCGGCGGCATGCAGGAGAATGGCTTCATCAAGGAACTGCGTGCCGACGGCAAGATCAGCCTGAGCCTGCAGCCGATCGGACGCGAGGCCGCCGGCGATCTGGCCGAGCAGATCCTCACCCGCCTGCGCGAGCAGGGCGGCCGCCTGGCGCTGTCCGACAAGAGCCCGCCGGAGGCCATCAGCAAGGTCTTCGGGGTGAGCAAGGGCAACTTCAAGAAGGCCATTGGCGGCCTGTACAAGCAGGGCCTGATCCGTATCCTCGACGACGCCATCGAGCTGCTCTGA
- a CDS encoding LTA synthase family protein, translated as MRPFSRWLLHPAVSLTSLGVLFLLLPVASRYWLGWSELSGYLSDLAIGSLLMLLCYRRPLLAVPLMLVWALMLLGNAELVNAVGRMPEPSDLKYLGDPQFVSHSTQGAGIRYPLLAVALGLGVLACLLSGRKRWPALPRATYAVPLALLAGHAAIQYAEPSEADQWKLFNLPHKLLAENLNRASVAAEDWYYGDDSATPPDIADLARLDLNGTPLLPNGGKARNVLIVTMEGIPGAYIARNRNLLHSSYQEDLMPRLSQWAERSMTTPDYVLHSHQTIRGLYSMLCGDYPKLDSGTPKGVELLNSQTRNLQCLPAQLRFQGFSTHFLQGAGLRFMAKDQIMPHMGFQQTHGRDWFKNKPYLEFPWGMDDKSYFEGALKYVTQLRQKKQPWMLTLLTVGTHQPYSAPPEYLARYATNKQAAIGYLDDAVADFLDALEKQGVLKDTLVILTSDESHGLENVRLASAWGFNLVLAPDQAQLPSVKQGVYGHVDLTASVLDYFALPVPQNISGRSLFRDYANPREIMSYTNGLLRHHDGHTFTECNFQQVCRRYTSSGFIADSAQYLGRIGGRQARLFSQRAALLDQSLTGGQVGQHYQFANRERVPLKSTEPNDWADNLIGAQYLEMPQGTRTRVTLKIEGSGLDRRGVSLQLKAKEFDRDVALAIPALPHLERGKAVTLSFDFDNPKTRKAFSFHLTGAGHGAIRISDFSVITEPMPDELLAADGEGNSAAQSMHH; from the coding sequence GTGCGCCCTTTCAGCCGCTGGCTGTTGCACCCTGCCGTTTCGCTCACCTCGCTCGGGGTGCTGTTTCTTCTGTTGCCCGTTGCCAGCCGCTACTGGCTGGGCTGGTCAGAACTCTCCGGTTACCTTTCCGACCTCGCCATTGGCAGCCTGCTGATGCTGCTCTGCTACCGCCGCCCGCTGCTGGCCGTGCCGCTGATGCTGGTCTGGGCGCTGATGCTGCTGGGCAACGCCGAGCTGGTCAACGCCGTGGGCCGCATGCCCGAACCCAGCGACCTCAAGTACCTGGGCGATCCGCAATTCGTCAGCCACTCCACCCAGGGCGCCGGCATCCGCTACCCGCTGCTGGCAGTGGCCCTCGGCCTGGGCGTGCTGGCTTGCCTGCTCAGCGGGCGCAAGCGCTGGCCGGCGCTGCCGCGCGCCACCTATGCCGTGCCCCTGGCCCTGCTCGCCGGGCATGCCGCCATCCAGTACGCCGAGCCCAGCGAGGCCGACCAGTGGAAGCTGTTCAACCTGCCGCACAAGCTGCTGGCGGAGAACCTCAACCGCGCCAGCGTGGCCGCCGAGGACTGGTACTACGGCGATGACAGCGCCACCCCGCCGGACATCGCCGACCTGGCCCGCCTCGACCTCAACGGCACGCCGCTGCTGCCCAACGGTGGCAAGGCGCGCAACGTGCTGATCGTCACCATGGAAGGCATCCCCGGCGCCTACATCGCGCGCAACCGCAACCTGCTGCACAGCAGCTATCAGGAAGACCTGATGCCGCGCCTGAGCCAGTGGGCCGAGCGCAGCATGACCACCCCGGACTACGTGCTGCACAGTCACCAGACCATCCGCGGCCTGTACTCGATGCTCTGCGGCGACTATCCCAAGCTCGACTCGGGCACGCCCAAGGGCGTGGAGCTGCTCAACAGCCAGACCCGCAACCTGCAATGCCTGCCCGCACAGCTGCGCTTCCAGGGCTTCAGCACCCACTTCCTGCAGGGCGCCGGGCTGCGCTTCATGGCCAAGGATCAGATCATGCCGCACATGGGTTTCCAGCAGACCCACGGCCGCGACTGGTTCAAGAACAAGCCCTACCTGGAATTCCCCTGGGGCATGGACGACAAATCCTACTTCGAGGGCGCGCTGAAGTACGTCACCCAGCTGCGCCAGAAGAAGCAGCCGTGGATGCTCACCCTGCTCACCGTCGGCACCCACCAGCCCTATTCCGCTCCGCCGGAGTACCTGGCCCGCTACGCCACCAACAAGCAGGCCGCCATCGGCTACCTGGATGACGCGGTGGCCGACTTCCTCGATGCCCTGGAAAAACAGGGCGTGCTCAAGGACACCCTGGTGATCCTCACCTCCGACGAGTCCCACGGCCTGGAGAACGTGCGCCTGGCCTCGGCCTGGGGCTTCAACCTGGTGCTGGCACCTGACCAGGCGCAGCTGCCTTCGGTCAAGCAGGGGGTCTACGGGCATGTCGATCTGACCGCCTCGGTGCTCGACTACTTCGCCCTGCCGGTACCGCAGAACATCTCCGGGCGCTCGCTGTTCCGCGACTACGCCAACCCGCGCGAGATCATGTCCTATACCAACGGCCTGCTGCGCCACCACGACGGCCACACCTTTACCGAGTGCAACTTCCAGCAGGTCTGCCGGCGCTATACCAGCAGCGGTTTCATCGCCGACAGCGCGCAGTACCTAGGGCGCATCGGCGGCCGCCAGGCGCGCCTGTTCAGCCAGCGCGCCGCCCTGCTCGACCAGTCGCTGACCGGCGGCCAGGTCGGCCAGCATTACCAGTTCGCCAACCGCGAGCGCGTCCCGCTGAAAAGCACGGAGCCCAACGACTGGGCGGACAACCTGATCGGTGCCCAGTACCTGGAGATGCCCCAGGGCACCCGCACCCGCGTGACCCTGAAGATCGAGGGTAGCGGCCTCGACCGCCGTGGCGTCAGCCTGCAGCTCAAGGCCAAGGAGTTCGACCGCGACGTCGCCCTGGCCATCCCCGCGCTGCCGCACCTGGAGCGCGGCAAGGCGGTGACCCTGAGCTTCGACTTCGACAACCCGAAGACGCGCAAGGCCTTCTCCTTCCACCTGACCGGCGCCGGCCACGGTGCAATACGTATCAGCGACTTCAGCGTGATCACCGAGCCAATGCCGGACGAACTGCTGGCCGCCGACGGCGAAGGCAACAGCGCCGCCCAGTCGATGCACCACTGA
- a CDS encoding ABC transporter substrate-binding protein, whose amino-acid sequence MPVLAEPLRIGFGTHKPPYVFENEARGLEYDIVAAAARAAGFTLEVHYAPMERLHLALRRGELDGIATTNPNSGGEAFYSATYIYYHNAAAALSSRNYRIASVADLGGYSVSAFQRARHLLGPEFQAMADGNSGYREEAQQINRNRLLYSGRVDVVVGDPRILHFFNAQVADQVDVRQPVTWYFIFPPTPYSVGFRLDEQRARFDRGLQVIRDSGEYLEIERRYADY is encoded by the coding sequence ATGCCAGTTTTGGCCGAGCCGCTGCGCATTGGTTTTGGCACCCACAAGCCGCCCTATGTGTTCGAGAACGAGGCGCGCGGCCTGGAGTACGACATTGTCGCCGCCGCCGCCCGTGCCGCCGGTTTCACCCTGGAGGTGCACTACGCGCCGATGGAGCGTCTGCACCTGGCGCTGCGCCGCGGCGAGCTGGACGGTATCGCCACCACCAACCCGAACAGCGGGGGCGAGGCCTTCTACTCGGCGACCTATATTTACTACCACAACGCGGCGGCGGCGCTGTCGTCACGGAATTACCGCATCGCCAGCGTGGCCGACCTGGGCGGCTATTCGGTGAGTGCCTTCCAGCGCGCCCGCCACCTCCTGGGGCCAGAGTTCCAGGCCATGGCCGATGGCAATTCGGGCTATCGCGAGGAGGCCCAGCAGATCAACCGCAACCGCCTGCTCTACAGCGGGCGGGTCGATGTGGTGGTGGGCGATCCGCGCATCCTGCACTTCTTCAATGCCCAGGTGGCCGACCAGGTCGATGTCCGTCAGCCGGTGACCTGGTACTTCATCTTTCCGCCGACCCCTTACAGTGTCGGCTTTCGCCTGGACGAGCAGCGCGCCCGCTTCGACCGGGGCCTGCAGGTGATCCGCGACAGCGGTGAGTATCTGGAGATCGAGCGGCGCTACGCCGACTACTGA
- a CDS encoding LysR family transcriptional regulator, with amino-acid sequence MKHLRLVRSISQTGNLTRAAEALFISQPALSKQLAELEERLGLALFQRTQKAMLPTEAGLAFDDHAQRILGDVAVLEEHLARYAHGDSGRLRLAIDRMHLSDWLAVFLQHFRQRCPQIEVQVKQVPNLLDSLLAHDCDIAILGETSSASGVDWLALNRDEIVAILPPGHALGAKPWLEASDLAGADLLYHFKLEQSLLYRRYLHPQRIELGSLQHIQDIATIIALVRAGLGISLLPRRQLQGDESGLLVRPIGAAGMAFRWQAAVASDERRAFVHAALQLLQEQLCALVRPAAAPATP; translated from the coding sequence ATGAAGCATCTGCGTCTGGTGCGCAGCATCAGCCAGACCGGCAATCTCACCCGCGCCGCCGAGGCGCTGTTCATCTCGCAACCGGCGCTGAGCAAGCAGCTGGCCGAACTGGAAGAGCGCCTCGGCCTGGCCCTGTTCCAGCGTACCCAGAAAGCCATGCTGCCGACCGAGGCCGGCCTGGCCTTCGATGACCACGCCCAGCGCATTCTCGGCGACGTGGCGGTGCTCGAAGAACATCTGGCGCGCTATGCCCATGGCGACTCCGGGCGCCTGCGTCTGGCCATCGACCGCATGCACCTGAGTGACTGGCTGGCGGTTTTCCTGCAGCACTTCCGCCAGCGCTGCCCGCAGATCGAGGTGCAGGTCAAACAGGTGCCCAATCTGCTCGACAGCCTGCTGGCCCACGACTGCGACATCGCCATTCTCGGCGAAACCAGCTCGGCCAGCGGTGTCGACTGGTTGGCGCTGAACCGCGACGAAATAGTCGCCATCCTGCCGCCGGGCCATGCCCTGGGCGCCAAGCCCTGGCTGGAGGCCAGCGATCTGGCCGGAGCCGACCTGCTCTATCACTTCAAGCTGGAGCAATCCCTGCTTTATCGCCGCTACCTGCACCCGCAGCGTATCGAGCTGGGCTCGCTGCAGCATATCCAGGACATCGCCACGATCATCGCCCTGGTGCGCGCCGGCCTGGGTATCAGCCTGCTGCCCCGGCGCCAGCTGCAGGGCGACGAGAGCGGCCTGCTGGTTCGCCCGATCGGGGCTGCGGGCATGGCCTTCCGCTGGCAAGCCGCGGTGGCCAGCGACGAGCGCCGGGCTTTCGTTCACGCCGCCCTGCAATTGCTGCAGGAGCAGCTCTGCGCCCTGGTTAGGCCGGCAGCGGCCCCAGCCACTCCTTGA
- a CDS encoding DEAD/DEAH box helicase: MFAQFALHERLLKAVAELNFTEPTPVQQAAIPPALEGRDLRVTAQTGSGKTAAFVLPLLNRLIGDATPRVTIRALILLPTRELAQQTLKEVERFSQFTFIKSGMITGGEDFKVQAAMLRKVPDILIGTPGRLLEHLNAGNLKLNDVEVLILDEADRMLDMGFAEDVQRLAKECSNRQQTMLFSATSGGNGLREMVASVLREPVHLKLNSVSELNEGTRQQIITADHNYHKEQLVDWLLANETYQKAIIFTNTRVQADRLWGKLVAAEYKVYVLHGEKDQKDRKLAIDRIKQGGAKVLVATDVAARGLDVEGMDLVINFDMPRSGDDYVHRIGRTGRAGTDGLAVSLITHSDWSLMSSIERYLKQRFERRNIKELKGIYQGPKNLKASGKAAGTKKKKTDKKDAAKKPAAKAAAPKRKPSARPSSAPSALVSQDGMAPLKRKKPAAE; the protein is encoded by the coding sequence GTGTTCGCCCAATTCGCCCTGCATGAACGCCTGCTCAAGGCCGTAGCCGAGCTCAATTTCACCGAGCCGACTCCGGTGCAGCAAGCGGCGATTCCGCCGGCCCTGGAAGGGCGCGATCTGCGGGTGACGGCGCAGACCGGCAGTGGCAAGACCGCGGCCTTCGTCCTGCCGCTGCTCAATCGCCTGATCGGCGATGCCACGCCACGGGTGACCATCCGCGCACTGATCCTGCTGCCGACCCGCGAGCTTGCGCAGCAGACCCTCAAGGAAGTCGAGCGCTTCTCCCAGTTCACCTTCATCAAGTCCGGAATGATCACTGGCGGAGAGGACTTCAAGGTGCAGGCCGCCATGCTGCGCAAGGTGCCGGACATCCTGATCGGCACTCCGGGGCGCCTGCTCGAGCACCTGAATGCCGGCAACCTCAAGCTCAACGACGTGGAAGTGCTGATCCTCGACGAAGCCGATCGCATGCTCGACATGGGCTTCGCCGAAGACGTGCAGCGCCTGGCCAAGGAATGCAGCAACCGCCAGCAGACCATGCTGTTCTCCGCCACCAGCGGCGGCAACGGCCTGCGCGAGATGGTCGCCAGCGTGCTGCGCGAGCCGGTGCACCTCAAGCTCAACAGCGTCAGTGAGCTCAACGAAGGCACCCGCCAGCAGATCATCACGGCCGACCACAACTACCACAAGGAACAGCTGGTCGACTGGCTGCTGGCCAACGAGACCTATCAGAAGGCGATCATCTTCACCAACACCCGCGTCCAGGCCGATCGCTTGTGGGGCAAGCTGGTGGCGGCGGAGTACAAGGTTTACGTGCTGCACGGCGAGAAGGATCAGAAGGATCGCAAGCTGGCCATCGACCGTATCAAGCAGGGCGGGGCCAAGGTGCTGGTTGCCACCGACGTGGCCGCCCGTGGCCTGGATGTGGAAGGCATGGATCTGGTGATCAACTTCGACATGCCGCGCTCCGGCGACGACTACGTGCACCGCATCGGCCGCACCGGCCGTGCCGGCACCGATGGCCTGGCCGTTTCGCTGATCACCCACAGCGACTGGAGCCTGATGTCGAGTATCGAACGCTACCTCAAGCAGCGTTTCGAGCGGCGCAACATCAAGGAGCTGAAAGGTATCTACCAAGGGCCGAAGAACCTCAAGGCCTCCGGCAAGGCGGCCGGCACCAAGAAGAAAAAGACCGACAAGAAGGACGCTGCCAAGAAGCCAGCTGCCAAGGCTGCCGCACCCAAGCGCAAGCCAAGTGCCCGGCCGAGCAGTGCGCCTTCGGCGCTGGTCAGCCAGGACGGCATGGCTCCGCTCAAGCGCAAGAAGCCCGCGGCGGAGTGA
- a CDS encoding 7-cyano-7-deazaguanine/7-aminomethyl-7-deazaguanine transporter: protein MSLLPEQRRRSALAVLIVFHIFIIIASNYLVQLPITLFGWHTTWGAFSFPFIFLATDLTVRLLGKRPARQVIARVMLPALVASYVVSVLFQEGAFRGLASLGQFNEFVLRISVASFFAYVLGQILDIQVFDRLRQLPQWWIAPTVSTIFGNLLDTFAFFSVAFWHSSNPFMAEHWVEIATVDYGVKLSISLLLFVPLYGMLLNAILSLLAGRQGRTA from the coding sequence ATGTCCCTGCTGCCCGAGCAGCGTCGGCGCTCTGCGCTGGCGGTGCTGATCGTCTTCCATATCTTCATCATCATCGCCAGCAACTACCTGGTGCAGCTGCCGATCACCCTGTTCGGCTGGCACACCACCTGGGGCGCGTTCAGCTTCCCGTTCATCTTCCTGGCCACCGACCTGACCGTACGCCTGCTTGGCAAACGCCCGGCACGCCAGGTCATCGCCCGCGTCATGCTGCCGGCGCTGGTCGCATCCTATGTGGTCTCGGTGCTGTTCCAGGAAGGTGCGTTCCGCGGCCTGGCGTCGCTGGGCCAGTTCAACGAGTTCGTCCTGCGCATCTCCGTGGCCAGCTTCTTCGCCTACGTGCTCGGGCAGATCCTCGACATCCAGGTATTCGACCGCCTGCGCCAGCTGCCGCAGTGGTGGATCGCCCCTACCGTGTCGACCATCTTCGGCAACTTGCTGGACACCTTCGCCTTCTTCTCGGTGGCCTTCTGGCACAGCAGCAACCCCTTCATGGCCGAGCACTGGGTAGAGATCGCCACCGTCGACTACGGGGTCAAACTGAGCATCAGTCTGCTGTTGTTCGTGCCGCTGTACGGCATGCTGCTCAATGCCATACTGAGCCTGCTGGCCGGGCGCCAGGGCCGCACGGCCTGA
- a CDS encoding alpha/beta fold hydrolase: MVDALQFADDRFHCPVTLYPARDARYTLIVLPALGVSARSYGMLAQVLVGAGYNVLVADWPGQGESRPRPNWRFNYGYRQLVEEFLPKLLSLAGRHFSGTQLVLLGHSLGGHIATLYAAANPASPVRVVGVACGNIHYRHWSGLGRLLTPSVAILCNLLAGSLGHLPGKRIGFGGHEARRLMRDWGRVAFSGNYRHLDLPLAPATSNRVSSLFIQIENDNFAPPASTRGLAELIQAEPQIAQLPSPRPPHENPHSAWLRAPQGVVACVKEWLGPLPA, encoded by the coding sequence ATGGTCGATGCCCTGCAGTTCGCCGATGACCGCTTTCACTGTCCTGTCACCCTCTATCCCGCACGGGACGCGCGTTACACCCTGATCGTGCTGCCCGCCCTGGGCGTCAGTGCCCGTAGTTACGGGATGCTGGCGCAGGTGCTGGTCGGCGCCGGCTACAACGTGCTGGTGGCCGACTGGCCGGGCCAGGGCGAGAGCCGGCCACGGCCCAACTGGCGCTTCAACTACGGCTACCGCCAACTGGTGGAGGAGTTCCTGCCCAAGCTGCTGAGCCTGGCCGGGCGACACTTTTCCGGTACCCAGCTGGTGCTGCTGGGGCACAGCCTCGGCGGGCACATCGCCACCCTGTATGCAGCGGCCAACCCGGCCAGCCCGGTGCGCGTGGTCGGTGTTGCTTGCGGCAACATCCACTACCGCCACTGGAGCGGCCTGGGCCGGCTGCTGACGCCCAGCGTGGCGATCCTCTGCAACCTGCTGGCCGGCAGCCTCGGTCATCTGCCGGGCAAGCGCATCGGTTTCGGCGGCCACGAGGCGCGGCGGCTGATGCGTGACTGGGGGCGGGTGGCGTTCAGCGGCAACTACCGTCACCTGGACTTGCCGCTGGCGCCGGCGACCAGCAACCGCGTCAGTTCGCTGTTCATCCAGATCGAGAACGACAACTTTGCCCCGCCGGCCTCGACCCGTGGACTGGCCGAGCTGATTCAGGCCGAGCCGCAGATCGCTCAGCTGCCTTCGCCGCGCCCGCCCCACGAGAACCCGCACAGCGCCTGGCTGCGGGCACCGCAGGGCGTGGTCGCATGCGTCAAGGAGTGGCTGGGGCCGCTGCCGGCCTAA
- a CDS encoding anti-virulence regulator CigR family protein, with translation MPRLLLPTLAGLSLILSLTAGAAPKHDKHDKHDAHGSSDAGVQVDLRGPSIDIGRVRIILGDNRELIGPAQSLPPGIRKNLARGKPLPPGIAKRFDNRLLGQLPHYDGYEWQQVGTDVVLVTLATGLIYQVLENVLD, from the coding sequence ATGCCTCGTTTGCTGCTGCCCACCCTCGCCGGCCTGAGCCTGATCCTCAGCCTCACTGCCGGTGCCGCCCCCAAACATGACAAGCACGACAAGCATGACGCTCACGGCAGCAGCGATGCCGGCGTGCAGGTCGACCTGCGCGGCCCGAGCATCGATATCGGCCGGGTGCGCATCATCCTCGGCGACAACCGCGAGCTGATCGGCCCGGCGCAATCGCTGCCGCCGGGCATCCGCAAGAACCTGGCGCGCGGCAAGCCGCTGCCGCCCGGCATCGCCAAGCGCTTCGACAACCGCCTGCTCGGCCAGCTGCCGCACTACGACGGCTACGAATGGCAGCAGGTGGGTACCGACGTGGTGCTGGTCACCCTCGCCACCGGGCTGATCTACCAGGTTCTGGAAAACGTGCTGGATTGA